A window of Tripterygium wilfordii isolate XIE 37 chromosome 7, ASM1340144v1, whole genome shotgun sequence contains these coding sequences:
- the LOC120001851 gene encoding probable LRR receptor-like serine/threonine-protein kinase At1g05700 isoform X1, whose amino-acid sequence MVCAQMLVLVLVVELVSVPVITSLGTKLDAATNSAYGGRRTLSSDNPDFISIDCGSGEDYVDNVSGISYKSDLEFTNSGENREIQGGYISQDPPYRPQLNNVRSFPQGTKNCYTLNPIQGKNNSYLIRAVFLYGNYDGSNVNPKFDLHLDGNFWETVRIDDTSTFVFNEIIHVASRDVIHVCLVNTGLGTPFISALELRLLENSIYNIESAGALALVGRFDIGTQGSTYVRHEDDPYDRLWRLDDFSTGIPITTTSNITAFSSTVYKLSAQVLRTAVIPSKNHTQLIYYWNLNTKREYYVCLHFMEFEEVAKAQPRQITITLNSINDVYPITLYYLKPQSLCPQTTLKGNANFTISKTTDSDRPPILNAYEVYHALLLQHSPTNQDDFDAIVAVKQTYKITRDDWQGDPCVPPNFLWSGLNCSYDVTPRIISLNLSSNKLNGNITFSFANLTALQFLDLSYNNFTGSTPEILASLPNLQILNLAGNNLNGPVPRGLVEKSEHGSLQLSLPESLQLGQTDSDKGNSNFIIPIVISIVALLLLISIITFWRIKRQRGQGTVTRSKQEDALKSKNRQFTYSDVVRITANFSTVIGEGGYGKVYLGTMRDGSQVAVKVLSSSSNQGYKEFQAEVQHLMLVYHRNLVSLVGYSDDRRNRALVYEYLSNGNLQQHLSVSNIDVLSWNMRLQIAIDAANGLEYLHNGCKPPIIHRDLKTSNILLNESMQAKIADFGLSRSFATENDSHVTTRPAGTPGYLDPEYQSTGNFNKKSDVYSFGIILLELITGQPVISRSHESSKHVLQWVNPLIERGDIQGIVDGRLQGEFNTNVAWKALEIAMSCVPPAAIQRPNMSHVLADLKECLAVEMASGTKWKTDNSMKRSNNSFEMTSLALDTEMVPSAR is encoded by the exons ATGGTTTGTGCCCAAATgttagttttggttttggtagTAGAATTAGTTTCAGTTCCAGTAATCACTAGTCTTGGAACGAAACTAGACGCAGCTACAAATTCTGCATATGGTGGAAGAAGAACACTCTCTAGTGACAATCCAG ATTTCATCAGCATTGATTGTGGGTCTGGCGAAGATTATGTTGATAATGTGAGTGGTATATCCTACAAGTCGGATTTGGAGTTCACAAACTCCGGTGAGAATCGTGAAATACAAGGCGGATACATCTCTCAAGACCCACCATATAGGCCGCAGCTAAACAACGTGAGGAGCTTTCCACAAGGAACGAAGAACTGCTACACATTGAACCCAATTCAAGGCAAGAACAATAGCTATCTCATCAGAGCTGTCTTCTTGTATGGAAATTACGATGGGTCTAATGTAAATCCCAAATTTGACCTGCATCTGGATGGTAATTTTTGGGAGACTGTTCGGATTGACGATACGTCTACTTTTGTCTTCAATGAAATTATACATGTAGCGTCAAGAGATGTGATACATGTGTGTCTTGTAAATACTGGGTTAGGAACACCTTTCATATCTGCTTTGGAATTACGTCTTTTGGAAAACTCCATATACAATATTGAATCTGCAGGAGCACTAGCCTTGGTAGGCCGATTCGATATTGGCACCCAAGGAAGTACTTATGTCag GCACGAGGATGACCCTTATGATCGCCTCTGGAGGCTTGACGACTTTTCTACTGGGATTCCAATTACTACCACATCAAATATTACAGCATTCAGCAGTACTGTTTACAAATTATCGGCACAAGTGTTGAGAACAGCTGTCATACCCTCAAAAAACCATACGCAGTTGATTTATTATTGGAACCTCAATACCAAGAGGGAATATTACGTCTGCTTGCACTTCATGGAATTTGAGGAGGTCGCTAAAGCTCAGCCAAGACAAATCACTATCACGTTGAACAGCATCAACGATGTTTACCCCATCACTCTATATTACTTAAAGCCGCAGTCTCTGTGTCCCCAAACTACGCTTAAAGGAAATGCCAACTTCACAATTTCTAAGACAACGGACTCTGATCGTCCTCCCATCCTCAATGCCTATGAGGTTTACCATGCACTTCTGCTCCAGCATTCACCAACAAATCAAGACGACT TTGATGCCATCGTTGCCGTCAAACAAACATACAAGATAACTAGAGATGACTGGCAAGGAGACCCATGTGTCCCGCCCAATTTCTTATGGAGTGGTTTGAATTGTAGCTACGACGTTACTCCAAGAATTATCTCATT GAACTTGAGCTCAAACAAACTAAATGGGAACATAACTTTTTCATTTGCCAACCTGACAGCATTGCAATTCCT GGATTTGTCCTACAATAATTTTACTGGGTCAACACCAGAAATTTTAGCATCGTTGCCGAATTTGCAAATCCT TAATTTGGCTGGCAACAATCTAAATGGGCCAGTTCCGAGAGGTCTTGTGGAAAAATCTGAGCATGGGTCACTGCAGTTGAG TCTACCAGAAAGTCTACAACTAGGCCAGACAGATTCAGATAAAGGAAATAGCAACTTTATTATTCCAATTGTCATATCTATAGTTGCACTCCTGCTCTTGATTTCTATAATCACATTTTGGAGGATTAAAAGGCAACGAGGGCAAG GGACAGTTACCAGATCAAAGCaagaagatgcattaaaatCAAAGAATCGGCAGTTTACTTACTCTGATGTTGTTCGCATTACTGCGAACTTTAGCACAGTCATTGGTGAAGGAGGTTATGGAAAAGTCTATCTTGGCACCATGAGAGATGGCAGTCAAGTTGCTGTTAAGGTGTTATCTTCATCATCAAACCAAGGGTATAAAGAATTTCAAGCAGAG GTGCAACACTTGATGCTTGTTTATCACAGAAACTTAGTTTCTCTTGTTGGGTATAGTGATGACCGGAGAAACAGGGCATTGGTTTATGAATACTTGTCCAATGGAAACTTGCAACAGCATTTGTCAG TATCTAATATAGATGTTCTGAGTTGGAATATGAGGCTTCAAATTGCTATTGATGCTGCAAATG GGTTGGAATATCTTCATAACGGTTGCAAACCACCTATTATCCATAGAGATTTAAAAACTTCCAATATCTTACTGAATGAAAGTATGCAAGCCAAGATTGCTGATTTTGGGTTGTCCAGATCTTTCGCAACTGAAAATGACTCTCATGTTACAACTCGTCCTGCCGGCACACCTGGATACCTCGATCCTGA GTATCAATCTACTGGAAACTTCAACAAGAAAAGTGATGTTTACAGCTTTGGAATTATTCTTTTAGAGCTAATCACTGGGCAGCCTGTAATCTCTAGAAGCCATGAGAGTAGCAAGCATGTGCTTCAATGGGTTAATCCTTTGATCGAAAGAGGGGATATCCAGGGCATTGTTGATGGGAGGTTGCAAGGCGAATTCAACACCAACGTTGCTTGGAAAGCATTGGAGATAGCCATGTCGTGCGTACCACCAGCTGCAATCCAAAGGCCAAACATGAGTCATGTATTGGCAGATCTGAAGGAATGTTTGGCTGTAGAGATGGCATCTGGAACAAAATGGAAAACAGATAACAGCATGAAAAGGTCAAATAATTCATTTGAAATGACCTCTCTGGCACTTGATACAGAAATGGTTCCAAGTGCTAGGTAG
- the LOC120001824 gene encoding probable LRR receptor-like serine/threonine-protein kinase At1g05700 isoform X2, with translation MVCVQMFVLVLVLELVSVLVITSLGTKLDASTNSSYGGRRTLASENPDFISIDCGSSQDYFDEASGIFYKSDLEFTSSGENGEIQGEYTPQDPLYGQQLINLRSFPQGTKNCYTLKPIQGKNNSYLIRAVFLYGNYDGQNGNPKFDLHLGVNFWETVLIGDMSTYVIYEIIHVAPRDVIHVCLVNTGSGTPFISALELRLLDKSMYRIEYAGALAVAARFDIGTQGRTIVRHKDDPYDRLWSPDNFSPGIPINTTSNITASSSGTVYKLPTQVLRTAVMPQKNKTDLSYYLTLNPQREYYFCFHFMESEEVAEAQSRRITITLNNINYVSNPITLDYLQPQSLCPQAAPLRGNANFTISKTTDSGLPPILNAFEIYHGRPLQQSPTNQDDLDAIIAVKQTYKITRDDWQGDPCVPRNFLWNGLNCSDGISPRIISLNLNSSKLNGNITSSFANLRALYSFNLAGNNLNGSVPRGLVEKSEHGQLQLSLPESLDPGQTDSNEGKSNFIIPVVTSIVALLLLISIVIFWRIKRKQGQVTRSKQEDAIKPKTRQFTYSEVVRITDNFSTVIGEGGYGKVYLGTMRDASQVAVKMLSSSSYQGYKEFQAEVQHLMLVYHRNLVSLVGYSDDRGNKALIYEYMSNGNLRQHLSVNNGDVLSWIMRLEIAIDAANGLEYLHNGCKPPIIHRDLKTSNILLNESMQAKIADFGLSRSFATENDSHVTTLPAGRPGYLDPEYQSTGNFNKKSDVYSFGIILLELITGRPVITRGDESGTYMLEWVNPLIERGDIQGIVDGRLQCEFNTNVAWKALEIAMSCVRPTAIQRSDMSRVLAELKECLAVEMASGTKWKTENWSSTSFEMTSLAHDTEMLPSAR, from the exons ATGGTTTGTGTCCAAatgtttgttttggttttggtattaGAATTAGTTTCAGTTCTAGTAATCACTAGTCTTGGAACGAAACTAGACGCATCTACAAATTCTTCATATGGTGGAAGAAGAACACTTGCTAGTGAGAATCCAG ATTTCATTAGCATTGATTGTGGGTCGAGCCAAGATTATTTTGATGAAGCGAGTGGTATATTCTACAAGTCGGATTTGGAGTTCACAAGCTCTGGTGAGAATGGAGAAATACAAGGCGAATACACCCCTCAAGACCCGCTATACGGGCAGCAGCTAATCAACCTGAGGAGCTTTCCACAAGGAACGAAGAACTGCTACACTTTGAAGCCAATTCAAGGCAAGAACAATAGCTATCTCATCAGAGCTGTCTTCTTGTATGGAAATTATGATGGACAGAATGGAAATCCCAAATTTGATCTACATCTGGGTGTTAATTTCTGGGAGACTGTTCTGATTGGCGATATGTCTACTTATGTTATATATGAAATTATACATGTAGCACCAAGGGATGTGATACATGTGTGTCTTGTAAACACTGGGTCAGGAACACCTTTCATATCTGCTTTGGAATTACGTCTTCTCGACAAGTCCATGTACAGGATTGAATATGCAGGAGCACTAGCCGTGGCAGCCCGATTCGATATTGGCACCCAAGGAAGGACTATTGTCAG GCACAAGGATGACCCTTATGATCGCCTCTGGTCGCCTGACAACTTTTCTCCTGGGATTCCAATTAATACCACATCAAATATTACAGCATCCAGCAGCGGTACTGTTTACAAATTACCGACACAAGTGTTGAGAACAGCAGTCATGCCCCAAAAAAACAAGACAGACTTGAGTTATTATTTGACCCTCAATCCCCAGAGGGAATATTACTTCTGCTTTCACTTCATGGAATCTGAGGAAGTCGCTGAAGCTCAGTCAAGACGAATCACTATCACGTTGAACAACATCAACTATGTTTCTAACCCCATCACTCTAGATTACTTGCAGCCGCAGTCTTTGTGTCCCCAAGCTGCTCCTCTTAGAGGAAATGCTAACTTCACAATTTCTAAGACAACGGACTCTGGTCTTCCACCCATCCTCAATGCCTTTGAGATTTACCATGGACGTCCACTCCAGCAATCACCAACAAATCAAGATGATC TTGATGCAATCATAGCCGTCAAACAAACATACAAGATAACCAGAGATGACTGGCAAGGAGACCCCTGTGTCCCACGCAATTTTTTATGGAATGGTTTGAACTGTAGTGACGGCATTAGTCCAAGGATTATCTCATT GAACTTGAACTCAAGCAAACTAAATGGGAACATAACTTCTTCATTTGCCAACCTGAGAGCATTGTATTCCTT TAATTTGGCAGGCAACAACCTGAACGGGTCAGTTCCTAGAGGTCTCGTGGAAAAATCTGAGCATGGGCAACTGCAGTTGAG TCTGCCGGAAAGTTTGGACCCAGGCCAGACAGATTCAAATGAAGGAAAGAGCAACTTTATTATTCCAGTTGTCACATCTATAGTTGCACTCCTGCTCTTGATTTCTATTGTAATATTTTGGAGGATTAAAAGGAAACAAGGACAAG TTACCAGATCAAAGCAAGAAGATGCAATAAAACCAAAGACTCGGCAGTTTACTTACTCTGAGGTTGTTCGTATTACCGATAACTTTAGCACAGTCATTGGTGAAGGAGGTTATGGAAAAGTCTACCTTGGCACTATGAGAGATGCCAGTCAAGTTGCTGTTAAGATGCTATCTTCGTCATCTTACCAAGGGTATAAAGAATTTCAAGCGGAG GTGCAACACTTGATGCTTGTTTATCACCGAAACTTAGTTTCTCTTGTTGGGTATAGCGATGACCGGGGTAACAAGGCATTGATTTATGAATACATGTCCAATGGAAACTTGCGACAGCATTTGTCAG TAAATAATGGAGATGTTCTGAGTTGGATTATGAGGCTTGAAATTGCCATTGATGCAGCAAATG GGCTGGAATACCTTCATAACGGGTGCAAACCACCTATTATCCACAGAGATTTAAAAACTTCCAATATCTTACTGAATGAAAGTATGCAAGCCAAGATTGCTGATTTTGGGTTGTCCAGATCTTTTGCGACTGAAAATGACTCTCATGTTACAACTCTTCCAGCCGGCAGACCTGGATACCTTGATCCTGA GTATCAATCTACTGGAAACTTCAACAAGAAAAGTGATGTTTACAGCTTTGGAATTATTCTTTTAGAGCTAATCACTGGGCGGCCTGTAATCACTAGAGGCGATGAGAGTGGCACGTATATGCTTGAATGGGTTAATCCTTTGATCGAAAGAGGGGATATCCAGGGCATTGTTGATGGTAGGTTGCAGTGCGAATTCAACACCAATGTTGCTTGGAAAGCATTGGAGATAGCCATGTCATGTGTACGACCAACTGCAATCCAAAGGTCAGATATGAGTCGTGTATTGGCAGAGCTGAAGGAATGTTTGGCTGTAGAGATGGCATCTGGAACAAAATGGAAAACAGAGAACTGGTCAAGTACTTCATTTGAAATGACCTCTCTGGCACATGATACAGAAATGCTTCCAAGTGCTAGGTAG
- the LOC120001824 gene encoding probable LRR receptor-like serine/threonine-protein kinase At1g05700 isoform X1: protein MVCVQMFVLVLVLELVSVLVITSLGTKLDASTNSSYGGRRTLASENPDFISIDCGSSQDYFDEASGIFYKSDLEFTSSGENGEIQGEYTPQDPLYGQQLINLRSFPQGTKNCYTLKPIQGKNNSYLIRAVFLYGNYDGQNGNPKFDLHLGVNFWETVLIGDMSTYVIYEIIHVAPRDVIHVCLVNTGSGTPFISALELRLLDKSMYRIEYAGALAVAARFDIGTQGRTIVRHKDDPYDRLWSPDNFSPGIPINTTSNITASSSGTVYKLPTQVLRTAVMPQKNKTDLSYYLTLNPQREYYFCFHFMESEEVAEAQSRRITITLNNINYVSNPITLDYLQPQSLCPQAAPLRGNANFTISKTTDSGLPPILNAFEIYHGRPLQQSPTNQDDLDAIIAVKQTYKITRDDWQGDPCVPRNFLWNGLNCSDGISPRIISLNLNSSKLNGNITSSFANLRALYSLDLSYNNFTGSIPEVLASLPNLQVLNLAGNNLNGSVPRGLVEKSEHGQLQLSLPESLDPGQTDSNEGKSNFIIPVVTSIVALLLLISIVIFWRIKRKQGQVTRSKQEDAIKPKTRQFTYSEVVRITDNFSTVIGEGGYGKVYLGTMRDASQVAVKMLSSSSYQGYKEFQAEVQHLMLVYHRNLVSLVGYSDDRGNKALIYEYMSNGNLRQHLSVNNGDVLSWIMRLEIAIDAANGLEYLHNGCKPPIIHRDLKTSNILLNESMQAKIADFGLSRSFATENDSHVTTLPAGRPGYLDPEYQSTGNFNKKSDVYSFGIILLELITGRPVITRGDESGTYMLEWVNPLIERGDIQGIVDGRLQCEFNTNVAWKALEIAMSCVRPTAIQRSDMSRVLAELKECLAVEMASGTKWKTENWSSTSFEMTSLAHDTEMLPSAR from the exons ATGGTTTGTGTCCAAatgtttgttttggttttggtattaGAATTAGTTTCAGTTCTAGTAATCACTAGTCTTGGAACGAAACTAGACGCATCTACAAATTCTTCATATGGTGGAAGAAGAACACTTGCTAGTGAGAATCCAG ATTTCATTAGCATTGATTGTGGGTCGAGCCAAGATTATTTTGATGAAGCGAGTGGTATATTCTACAAGTCGGATTTGGAGTTCACAAGCTCTGGTGAGAATGGAGAAATACAAGGCGAATACACCCCTCAAGACCCGCTATACGGGCAGCAGCTAATCAACCTGAGGAGCTTTCCACAAGGAACGAAGAACTGCTACACTTTGAAGCCAATTCAAGGCAAGAACAATAGCTATCTCATCAGAGCTGTCTTCTTGTATGGAAATTATGATGGACAGAATGGAAATCCCAAATTTGATCTACATCTGGGTGTTAATTTCTGGGAGACTGTTCTGATTGGCGATATGTCTACTTATGTTATATATGAAATTATACATGTAGCACCAAGGGATGTGATACATGTGTGTCTTGTAAACACTGGGTCAGGAACACCTTTCATATCTGCTTTGGAATTACGTCTTCTCGACAAGTCCATGTACAGGATTGAATATGCAGGAGCACTAGCCGTGGCAGCCCGATTCGATATTGGCACCCAAGGAAGGACTATTGTCAG GCACAAGGATGACCCTTATGATCGCCTCTGGTCGCCTGACAACTTTTCTCCTGGGATTCCAATTAATACCACATCAAATATTACAGCATCCAGCAGCGGTACTGTTTACAAATTACCGACACAAGTGTTGAGAACAGCAGTCATGCCCCAAAAAAACAAGACAGACTTGAGTTATTATTTGACCCTCAATCCCCAGAGGGAATATTACTTCTGCTTTCACTTCATGGAATCTGAGGAAGTCGCTGAAGCTCAGTCAAGACGAATCACTATCACGTTGAACAACATCAACTATGTTTCTAACCCCATCACTCTAGATTACTTGCAGCCGCAGTCTTTGTGTCCCCAAGCTGCTCCTCTTAGAGGAAATGCTAACTTCACAATTTCTAAGACAACGGACTCTGGTCTTCCACCCATCCTCAATGCCTTTGAGATTTACCATGGACGTCCACTCCAGCAATCACCAACAAATCAAGATGATC TTGATGCAATCATAGCCGTCAAACAAACATACAAGATAACCAGAGATGACTGGCAAGGAGACCCCTGTGTCCCACGCAATTTTTTATGGAATGGTTTGAACTGTAGTGACGGCATTAGTCCAAGGATTATCTCATT GAACTTGAACTCAAGCAAACTAAATGGGAACATAACTTCTTCATTTGCCAACCTGAGAGCATTGTATTCCTT GGATTTGTCCTACAATAATTTTACTGGGTCAATACCAGAAGTTTTAGCATCGCTGCCAAATTTACAAGTCCT TAATTTGGCAGGCAACAACCTGAACGGGTCAGTTCCTAGAGGTCTCGTGGAAAAATCTGAGCATGGGCAACTGCAGTTGAG TCTGCCGGAAAGTTTGGACCCAGGCCAGACAGATTCAAATGAAGGAAAGAGCAACTTTATTATTCCAGTTGTCACATCTATAGTTGCACTCCTGCTCTTGATTTCTATTGTAATATTTTGGAGGATTAAAAGGAAACAAGGACAAG TTACCAGATCAAAGCAAGAAGATGCAATAAAACCAAAGACTCGGCAGTTTACTTACTCTGAGGTTGTTCGTATTACCGATAACTTTAGCACAGTCATTGGTGAAGGAGGTTATGGAAAAGTCTACCTTGGCACTATGAGAGATGCCAGTCAAGTTGCTGTTAAGATGCTATCTTCGTCATCTTACCAAGGGTATAAAGAATTTCAAGCGGAG GTGCAACACTTGATGCTTGTTTATCACCGAAACTTAGTTTCTCTTGTTGGGTATAGCGATGACCGGGGTAACAAGGCATTGATTTATGAATACATGTCCAATGGAAACTTGCGACAGCATTTGTCAG TAAATAATGGAGATGTTCTGAGTTGGATTATGAGGCTTGAAATTGCCATTGATGCAGCAAATG GGCTGGAATACCTTCATAACGGGTGCAAACCACCTATTATCCACAGAGATTTAAAAACTTCCAATATCTTACTGAATGAAAGTATGCAAGCCAAGATTGCTGATTTTGGGTTGTCCAGATCTTTTGCGACTGAAAATGACTCTCATGTTACAACTCTTCCAGCCGGCAGACCTGGATACCTTGATCCTGA GTATCAATCTACTGGAAACTTCAACAAGAAAAGTGATGTTTACAGCTTTGGAATTATTCTTTTAGAGCTAATCACTGGGCGGCCTGTAATCACTAGAGGCGATGAGAGTGGCACGTATATGCTTGAATGGGTTAATCCTTTGATCGAAAGAGGGGATATCCAGGGCATTGTTGATGGTAGGTTGCAGTGCGAATTCAACACCAATGTTGCTTGGAAAGCATTGGAGATAGCCATGTCATGTGTACGACCAACTGCAATCCAAAGGTCAGATATGAGTCGTGTATTGGCAGAGCTGAAGGAATGTTTGGCTGTAGAGATGGCATCTGGAACAAAATGGAAAACAGAGAACTGGTCAAGTACTTCATTTGAAATGACCTCTCTGGCACATGATACAGAAATGCTTCCAAGTGCTAGGTAG
- the LOC120001851 gene encoding probable LRR receptor-like serine/threonine-protein kinase At1g05700 isoform X2, with translation MVCAQMLVLVLVVELVSVPVITSLGTKLDAATNSAYGGRRTLSSDNPDFISIDCGSGEDYVDNVSGISYKSDLEFTNSGENREIQGGYISQDPPYRPQLNNVRSFPQGTKNCYTLNPIQGKNNSYLIRAVFLYGNYDGSNVNPKFDLHLDGNFWETVRIDDTSTFVFNEIIHVASRDVIHVCLVNTGLGTPFISALELRLLENSIYNIESAGALALVGRFDIGTQGSTYVRHEDDPYDRLWRLDDFSTGIPITTTSNITAFSSTVYKLSAQVLRTAVIPSKNHTQLIYYWNLNTKREYYVCLHFMEFEEVAKAQPRQITITLNSINDVYPITLYYLKPQSLCPQTTLKGNANFTISKTTDSDRPPILNAYEVYHALLLQHSPTNQDDFDAIVAVKQTYKITRDDWQGDPCVPPNFLWSGLNCSYDVTPRIISLNLSSNKLNGNITFSFANLTALQFLDLSYNNFTGSTPEILASLPNLQILNLAGNNLNGPVPRGLVEKSEHGSLQLSLPESLQLGQTDSDKGNSNFIIPIVISIVALLLLISIITFWRIKRQRGQVTRSKQEDALKSKNRQFTYSDVVRITANFSTVIGEGGYGKVYLGTMRDGSQVAVKVLSSSSNQGYKEFQAEVQHLMLVYHRNLVSLVGYSDDRRNRALVYEYLSNGNLQQHLSVSNIDVLSWNMRLQIAIDAANGLEYLHNGCKPPIIHRDLKTSNILLNESMQAKIADFGLSRSFATENDSHVTTRPAGTPGYLDPEYQSTGNFNKKSDVYSFGIILLELITGQPVISRSHESSKHVLQWVNPLIERGDIQGIVDGRLQGEFNTNVAWKALEIAMSCVPPAAIQRPNMSHVLADLKECLAVEMASGTKWKTDNSMKRSNNSFEMTSLALDTEMVPSAR, from the exons ATGGTTTGTGCCCAAATgttagttttggttttggtagTAGAATTAGTTTCAGTTCCAGTAATCACTAGTCTTGGAACGAAACTAGACGCAGCTACAAATTCTGCATATGGTGGAAGAAGAACACTCTCTAGTGACAATCCAG ATTTCATCAGCATTGATTGTGGGTCTGGCGAAGATTATGTTGATAATGTGAGTGGTATATCCTACAAGTCGGATTTGGAGTTCACAAACTCCGGTGAGAATCGTGAAATACAAGGCGGATACATCTCTCAAGACCCACCATATAGGCCGCAGCTAAACAACGTGAGGAGCTTTCCACAAGGAACGAAGAACTGCTACACATTGAACCCAATTCAAGGCAAGAACAATAGCTATCTCATCAGAGCTGTCTTCTTGTATGGAAATTACGATGGGTCTAATGTAAATCCCAAATTTGACCTGCATCTGGATGGTAATTTTTGGGAGACTGTTCGGATTGACGATACGTCTACTTTTGTCTTCAATGAAATTATACATGTAGCGTCAAGAGATGTGATACATGTGTGTCTTGTAAATACTGGGTTAGGAACACCTTTCATATCTGCTTTGGAATTACGTCTTTTGGAAAACTCCATATACAATATTGAATCTGCAGGAGCACTAGCCTTGGTAGGCCGATTCGATATTGGCACCCAAGGAAGTACTTATGTCag GCACGAGGATGACCCTTATGATCGCCTCTGGAGGCTTGACGACTTTTCTACTGGGATTCCAATTACTACCACATCAAATATTACAGCATTCAGCAGTACTGTTTACAAATTATCGGCACAAGTGTTGAGAACAGCTGTCATACCCTCAAAAAACCATACGCAGTTGATTTATTATTGGAACCTCAATACCAAGAGGGAATATTACGTCTGCTTGCACTTCATGGAATTTGAGGAGGTCGCTAAAGCTCAGCCAAGACAAATCACTATCACGTTGAACAGCATCAACGATGTTTACCCCATCACTCTATATTACTTAAAGCCGCAGTCTCTGTGTCCCCAAACTACGCTTAAAGGAAATGCCAACTTCACAATTTCTAAGACAACGGACTCTGATCGTCCTCCCATCCTCAATGCCTATGAGGTTTACCATGCACTTCTGCTCCAGCATTCACCAACAAATCAAGACGACT TTGATGCCATCGTTGCCGTCAAACAAACATACAAGATAACTAGAGATGACTGGCAAGGAGACCCATGTGTCCCGCCCAATTTCTTATGGAGTGGTTTGAATTGTAGCTACGACGTTACTCCAAGAATTATCTCATT GAACTTGAGCTCAAACAAACTAAATGGGAACATAACTTTTTCATTTGCCAACCTGACAGCATTGCAATTCCT GGATTTGTCCTACAATAATTTTACTGGGTCAACACCAGAAATTTTAGCATCGTTGCCGAATTTGCAAATCCT TAATTTGGCTGGCAACAATCTAAATGGGCCAGTTCCGAGAGGTCTTGTGGAAAAATCTGAGCATGGGTCACTGCAGTTGAG TCTACCAGAAAGTCTACAACTAGGCCAGACAGATTCAGATAAAGGAAATAGCAACTTTATTATTCCAATTGTCATATCTATAGTTGCACTCCTGCTCTTGATTTCTATAATCACATTTTGGAGGATTAAAAGGCAACGAGGGCAAG TTACCAGATCAAAGCaagaagatgcattaaaatCAAAGAATCGGCAGTTTACTTACTCTGATGTTGTTCGCATTACTGCGAACTTTAGCACAGTCATTGGTGAAGGAGGTTATGGAAAAGTCTATCTTGGCACCATGAGAGATGGCAGTCAAGTTGCTGTTAAGGTGTTATCTTCATCATCAAACCAAGGGTATAAAGAATTTCAAGCAGAG GTGCAACACTTGATGCTTGTTTATCACAGAAACTTAGTTTCTCTTGTTGGGTATAGTGATGACCGGAGAAACAGGGCATTGGTTTATGAATACTTGTCCAATGGAAACTTGCAACAGCATTTGTCAG TATCTAATATAGATGTTCTGAGTTGGAATATGAGGCTTCAAATTGCTATTGATGCTGCAAATG GGTTGGAATATCTTCATAACGGTTGCAAACCACCTATTATCCATAGAGATTTAAAAACTTCCAATATCTTACTGAATGAAAGTATGCAAGCCAAGATTGCTGATTTTGGGTTGTCCAGATCTTTCGCAACTGAAAATGACTCTCATGTTACAACTCGTCCTGCCGGCACACCTGGATACCTCGATCCTGA GTATCAATCTACTGGAAACTTCAACAAGAAAAGTGATGTTTACAGCTTTGGAATTATTCTTTTAGAGCTAATCACTGGGCAGCCTGTAATCTCTAGAAGCCATGAGAGTAGCAAGCATGTGCTTCAATGGGTTAATCCTTTGATCGAAAGAGGGGATATCCAGGGCATTGTTGATGGGAGGTTGCAAGGCGAATTCAACACCAACGTTGCTTGGAAAGCATTGGAGATAGCCATGTCGTGCGTACCACCAGCTGCAATCCAAAGGCCAAACATGAGTCATGTATTGGCAGATCTGAAGGAATGTTTGGCTGTAGAGATGGCATCTGGAACAAAATGGAAAACAGATAACAGCATGAAAAGGTCAAATAATTCATTTGAAATGACCTCTCTGGCACTTGATACAGAAATGGTTCCAAGTGCTAGGTAG